A portion of the Pseudoalteromonas luteoviolacea genome contains these proteins:
- the purU gene encoding formyltetrahydrofolate deformylase yields MSFILTTQCSDDIGLIAKITSLCHEHHLNIVRNNEFVDREGSRFFMRTELTGTPTEQFISQLQANLPGDAQVKLHNPTKVKVVLLATKEAHCLGGVLLKQFENALNIEVQAVIANYPNLEPLAKAFDVPFHCLSHEGLNRSEHDKQVGDLIESYNPDLVGLAKYMRILSPEFVARFEDKIINIHHSFLPAFIGAKPYHQAFERGVKIIGATAHFVNNELDEGPIIVQDVTQVTHADTAEAMAKIGRDIEKTVFCKALQLASEHKLFINDNKTVVFK; encoded by the coding sequence ATGAGTTTTATTTTAACAACACAATGTAGTGACGATATCGGACTAATTGCTAAAATAACCAGCCTATGTCATGAGCATCATTTAAATATTGTTCGTAATAACGAATTTGTAGATAGAGAAGGTTCGCGCTTTTTTATGCGAACTGAATTAACAGGTACACCAACCGAGCAGTTTATTTCGCAGCTACAAGCTAACTTGCCTGGTGATGCGCAAGTTAAATTGCACAACCCCACAAAAGTAAAGGTGGTATTACTCGCTACAAAAGAAGCGCATTGCTTAGGTGGTGTACTACTCAAGCAATTTGAAAATGCGCTCAATATTGAGGTACAGGCCGTTATTGCTAATTACCCGAATTTAGAACCACTCGCAAAAGCGTTTGATGTACCATTTCACTGCCTATCTCATGAAGGTTTAAACCGCTCAGAGCATGATAAACAAGTGGGTGACTTAATTGAGAGTTACAACCCAGATTTAGTTGGGCTGGCAAAATATATGCGCATTTTAAGCCCTGAATTTGTTGCTCGATTTGAAGACAAGATCATCAATATTCACCATTCTTTTTTACCTGCGTTTATCGGTGCAAAACCTTACCATCAAGCATTTGAGCGTGGTGTTAAAATCATTGGTGCAACCGCGCACTTCGTCAACAATGAATTAGATGAAGGGCCCATTATTGTGCAGGATGTCACACAAGTAACGCATGCTGATACTGCAGAGGCAATGGCTAAGATAGGCAGGGATATTGAGAAAACCGTTTTTTGTAAAGCGTTGCAACTGGCTTCAGAGCACAAGCTATTCATCAATGACAACAAAACCGTTGTTTTTAAGTAA
- a CDS encoding DMT family transporter: MNHALAQPILLLVWIGLLSSSFVVSGKVLPYASPIAATCLRFILTSLCLAPLVWRSNNVKLTAKQFGQYTLISGFLVLFFVGLFESLKTITAEKTAVIYTLLPLISVLLSFMFMGIKTRISQLLGFLIGTVSAIWMLTNGQNNLQALSNWQYGDSIFLAACFCLAIHVLLIKKWATKQSALTSTFYIALLGSLLLLPIMLFYGDLTHLVWQSHTFWTWLIYLTLFTTLGTFFLQQHLLKKVSPNAFLAMTYLVPAFVLFLQGGLPQLILIIPAVLVAFFALYLITRAP; the protein is encoded by the coding sequence ATGAATCACGCACTCGCTCAGCCCATACTCCTGCTTGTATGGATCGGCTTACTCTCCTCATCGTTTGTGGTGTCTGGCAAAGTGCTGCCTTACGCCAGTCCGATTGCAGCGACTTGCCTGCGATTTATCCTCACAAGCCTTTGCCTCGCGCCGCTTGTTTGGCGCTCTAACAACGTCAAACTAACCGCAAAGCAATTCGGGCAATACACTTTGATCAGTGGTTTTTTAGTGCTGTTTTTTGTCGGCTTGTTTGAATCTTTAAAAACCATTACCGCAGAAAAAACGGCGGTCATCTATACCTTACTGCCACTCATTAGTGTGCTTTTGAGCTTTATGTTTATGGGCATTAAAACCCGCATTAGCCAATTACTCGGTTTTTTGATTGGCACCGTCAGCGCTATCTGGATGCTCACAAATGGGCAGAATAACCTGCAGGCTCTAAGCAATTGGCAATATGGAGACTCTATATTTTTAGCTGCCTGTTTTTGTCTCGCAATACACGTACTTTTGATAAAGAAGTGGGCAACCAAACAGTCAGCCCTGACAAGCACATTTTATATTGCACTCCTTGGTAGCCTGCTGCTTTTACCCATTATGCTGTTTTATGGTGACCTCACACATTTAGTTTGGCAGAGCCACACATTTTGGACATGGCTCATCTACTTAACTTTGTTTACGACACTGGGCACTTTCTTTTTGCAGCAACACTTATTAAAAAAGGTGAGCCCAAATGCTTTTTTAGCCATGACCTATTTGGTGCCCGCATTTGTGCTCTTTTTGCAAGGCGGATTGCCCCAGTTGATACTTATCATACCCGCTGTATTAGTTGCATTTTTTGCACTTTACTTGATTACGCGTGCGCCCTAA
- a CDS encoding Crp/Fnr family transcriptional regulator yields the protein MNIQHKLADFVSFFSTDAKPLCAEDFQKYGLQSKLKHYPKNALLMSQGCPAPNLFFITQGDVRYFNVSAEGKEFTQAFASAPCIAGSTRAMTQDTPALFSIEALDDVICLEFEWHSFFHTMKAHPGFLEAYTHLLENLFIKKEEREYAFVHHSAEQRYLNFIDRNPELSERVPLKMVASHIGITPIALSRIRRKLAL from the coding sequence TTGAACATACAACACAAACTCGCGGATTTCGTCTCTTTTTTCAGTACCGACGCAAAGCCACTTTGCGCCGAAGATTTTCAAAAGTACGGCTTACAGAGCAAGCTCAAACACTATCCAAAAAATGCTTTGCTGATGAGCCAAGGCTGCCCCGCCCCCAACTTATTTTTTATCACGCAAGGAGACGTACGCTACTTTAACGTCTCTGCTGAGGGGAAAGAGTTTACGCAAGCCTTTGCCAGCGCACCTTGTATCGCTGGTTCTACTCGCGCTATGACACAAGATACGCCCGCATTATTTAGTATTGAAGCTTTAGATGATGTGATCTGTCTTGAGTTTGAATGGCATTCTTTCTTTCATACCATGAAAGCACACCCGGGGTTTTTAGAAGCTTATACGCACTTACTGGAAAACCTATTTATCAAAAAAGAAGAACGAGAATATGCCTTTGTTCATCACAGTGCAGAGCAAAGGTATTTAAACTTTATTGACCGCAATCCTGAGCTCAGTGAACGCGTACCGCTAAAAATGGTCGCTTCACATATTGGCATTACCCCCATTGCGCTCAGCCGTATTCGCAGGAAATTGGCGTTGTAG
- a CDS encoding InlB B-repeat-containing protein, whose amino-acid sequence MNNHIKRISLPLVTGVFLSACGGGGGDEASANSASEPVSVKASYTVIASINGQGQILPTVNTVQQGDSVRLNITASLGHELTDISGCGGSLDGSVYVIPSVTEDCEVTGEFQTQSFVISTNQNGEGEIYPNSPILDWGTEQTFTLNPADGFQLGKVSGCSGTLENNKYIIPAVSAECTVKVDFNPLKVELKNDALDQKVELNVKGNAGISPTSKGILKPGDEGAPPIPSDIELPFLVNDVDLTTEQGATVELDIVYEKPLPEVIRYYKFGPAEPGAEDSWYELPSDLYTVSADRKVLTLKLTDGQIGDADWEVNGLIQDPGGPGVPNQYEVTLSASEGGASDSLNQLVYHGEVGTFNLIPNTGFHVSGVEGCEGTLAGNTYTTGVITASCEIMASFSINQYQLSTVSTEGGSLEAVDSVIEHGQSAQVNIVPEPGFILSNIAGCGGNQQNGVFVIPAMTSHCEVAATFELTQFEVNALASLGGIVSPTTQRVQYGDSATYTLTPEIGYRIGHIHGCSGTLSGNTFVTDAITEACDLSVTFDLNHYAVTGSAGPGGSISSESQSIGYGQSATLTVTPETGYSIDVVEGCAGTLSGNTFTTAAVTQACHVSATFSLDHFDVTTSAEEGGAITPQTQSVAYGEVGTLTVTPEVGYSIDTVSGCAGTLAGNTFVTGSMTEACHVNATFSLNHFDITSSASEGGSITPPSQSIGYGQSASLIVTPDTGYNIDSVQGCSGTLTGNTFLIDDVQTACHVEATFSLKRFEVTGSAATGGAITPETQTTNYGQTTTLTVTPNVGYSIDTVEGCNGTLVGNTFTTDTISGSCHVNATFSLNHFDVIGSASKGGAITLSNQSIGYGRTTTFTLIPEEGYSIDSVEGCNGTLSGNTFVTGTITESCAVHATFSLDHYSVTSSAGKGGAVTPQAQSIAYGQTAQVTITPKVGYSIDLVEGCSGVLNGNTFTTDTITDACHINAGFSLNQYAVSASATTGGHITGPTHNIPHGQSATFTLTSETGYSIADVQGCSGVLSGNTYVTGALSSACHINASFSLNNYSVSTASSLGGSISPQIESVAHGSTSKFTLTADEGYSIVSVVGCEGTLNGNVFTTAAVTNACEVTANFELNKHVISTKNNTGGQISPLSSTIDYGTDSLFTITPEVGYSIASVTGCGGMLIDSKYRTGTVTSDCEITASFSLNHFAVISSANEGGNITPSTQSIGYGQSATFTVTPDTGFSLESVRGCRGTLSGSTFAIGEVTEACHVTATFGLNQYTVSGLAGAGGAITPTTQRIGHGQTTTLTVTPDTGYSIESVQGCGGTLSGNTFTTGSVTESCTVTASFSLNHFAVTSKANEGGNITPATQSIGYGQSATLILTPDTGYSIESVQGCNGTLSGNTFAISEVTEACHVTATFSLDHYTVSGLAGTGGAITPTTQRAGHGQTSTLTVTPHTGYSIDSVQGCGGTLSGNTFTTGSVTEACAVTASFSLNHFAVTSKANEGGNITPSTQSIGYGQSAALIVTPDTGYSIESVQGCNGTLSGNTFAIGEVTEACHVTATFGLDHYTVSGLAGEGGAITPTTQRIGHGQTAILTVTPDIGYSIDSVQGCGGTLSGDTFTTGLVTEACTVTASFSLKHFAVNGHTNEGGHLTPSAQSIAYGHKATFEIKPNIGHQLESIQGCNGQVVEQSTGTLFVTDTITQSCHVSALFSKEQYTLTATSSAGGHVSPATHTVTYGDSVQLVISPDEGFSVDSVTGSCPIFKHGSLGHLVRNMTGSCNVHVEFKINQHIVSTSHNEGGTFSDASKVLNYGESTSFTLTPQAGYEIERVTGCSGYLEGNIYHTAPVKQNCQVSAVFKRKTYLVSIVTGTGGRLSESASIELEHGGVNSFYVDLENGYEIQEIIGCNGTLNGNIYTIGPITSACSVSASFNLKKYLVTAVVGEGGTVDKQSQLLSHGSDSAFVFKELEGYKFAGVTGCNGSLDAYYGTSYSEFDGIGYRLFDVTNACQVTAQFKLKYYDVDILRKVGDAPVPPSLSLLHKAHGSIIDIDLTPYEDGFNFVSASGCNGTLNGSIYKVGPLKDRCSVELQYEYKNFVVKATTDGNGNVTPAEQSIAYGSNASFAVTPADGYTLMNISRCANGSLPSYSNGYINLPVRGNCEFNVEFGYQINAAIDSTLGWFRNNGTTQTYDEVAKAHSRVVLPAISLHADARIKSVAGCGAVIDENNVITIESATSACRMDIDVGLVLQAPTISLAGYLTDTPKIMFDTRIIADQTLMYDLYVSKVPGVTPENYQQLGAVKITGVPHIKEGQQSYIDPTVLAQVDMVGRVYLVMVESHGGDMSIPSNELLAYLPSKLNDTGMLTCIDGNRAGTDITRHLACELSVDPEGDEIPRVQDGHTGRDIEALSGSLVKVGAGIAGFDFTKLDGNGNALPANAPVWSCVRDNHTGLIWESKSSEAGLHNRHNTYSWLKDGLGNKNGGSCTGSDCDTEAFVKAVNTAQLCGYSDWRIPKVSELHGLVDYNQQGTGKALIDTDYFINTTIDTEVKGKYFTNASSPSTGGTYLYFFVDFTTGEVRLTRESPSYVRLVR is encoded by the coding sequence ATGAACAATCATATCAAGCGAATATCGTTGCCTCTGGTGACTGGGGTCTTCTTATCGGCCTGTGGAGGCGGTGGTGGTGACGAAGCGAGTGCCAATTCAGCTTCCGAGCCTGTATCAGTAAAAGCCAGTTATACCGTCATTGCGAGTATCAATGGGCAAGGGCAGATCTTGCCTACAGTGAACACGGTTCAACAAGGTGATTCGGTACGACTAAATATTACTGCCAGTTTAGGGCATGAGCTCACTGATATATCAGGTTGTGGTGGCAGCCTCGATGGCAGCGTCTATGTGATCCCGTCGGTGACAGAAGATTGTGAGGTTACGGGTGAATTTCAAACCCAATCATTTGTTATTTCGACTAACCAAAATGGAGAAGGGGAGATATACCCTAACTCACCGATCTTAGACTGGGGTACTGAACAAACTTTCACTTTGAATCCAGCAGATGGTTTTCAACTAGGAAAAGTGAGTGGCTGTAGCGGAACATTAGAAAATAATAAATATATCATTCCAGCAGTTTCAGCTGAGTGTACCGTAAAGGTTGATTTTAACCCATTGAAAGTAGAGCTTAAAAATGATGCTTTAGATCAAAAAGTTGAGCTCAACGTAAAAGGCAATGCCGGTATTTCACCGACAAGTAAGGGTATTTTGAAGCCAGGTGATGAAGGTGCGCCTCCAATCCCAAGTGATATTGAGCTGCCATTTTTAGTTAATGATGTAGATTTAACAACTGAGCAAGGCGCAACGGTAGAGCTTGATATTGTTTATGAAAAACCACTGCCAGAGGTTATCCGTTATTATAAGTTTGGTCCTGCAGAGCCGGGAGCTGAAGACTCTTGGTATGAACTCCCTAGTGACTTATATACAGTCTCTGCAGATAGGAAAGTACTGACGCTTAAATTAACTGACGGTCAAATTGGTGATGCTGACTGGGAAGTCAATGGATTAATCCAAGACCCAGGAGGCCCTGGGGTACCTAATCAATATGAAGTTACTCTGTCAGCCTCGGAGGGCGGTGCAAGCGATAGTTTAAATCAGCTGGTTTATCATGGAGAGGTGGGCACATTTAACTTAATCCCAAATACAGGGTTTCATGTTAGTGGAGTTGAAGGGTGTGAAGGTACATTGGCTGGTAACACCTATACAACCGGTGTGATCACTGCGTCATGTGAAATTATGGCGTCATTTTCAATTAATCAATACCAATTATCAACGGTATCAACAGAAGGTGGATCTTTAGAAGCTGTCGACTCTGTGATTGAGCATGGTCAATCTGCGCAGGTCAACATTGTACCTGAACCCGGTTTCATTTTGAGCAATATTGCCGGGTGTGGTGGCAATCAACAAAATGGTGTTTTTGTTATTCCAGCGATGACAAGTCACTGTGAGGTAGCGGCAACTTTTGAGCTGACCCAGTTTGAGGTTAATGCGCTAGCATCTTTAGGCGGTATAGTTTCACCGACCACACAAAGAGTTCAGTACGGTGATTCAGCAACTTATACGCTGACGCCAGAAATAGGCTACCGCATTGGACATATTCATGGATGCAGTGGCACCTTATCTGGCAATACTTTTGTAACGGATGCGATCACCGAGGCGTGTGATCTTAGTGTTACTTTTGATTTGAACCACTATGCGGTGACAGGCAGTGCAGGCCCAGGGGGAAGTATTTCTTCTGAGTCACAAAGTATTGGCTATGGCCAATCAGCGACATTGACCGTTACACCTGAAACTGGGTATAGCATTGATGTGGTTGAGGGATGTGCAGGCACCTTGTCGGGTAATACTTTTACAACGGCTGCAGTGACGCAAGCGTGTCATGTGAGTGCGACGTTTAGTCTCGATCACTTTGATGTAACAACCAGCGCAGAAGAAGGCGGTGCTATAACGCCACAAACACAGAGCGTAGCTTATGGCGAGGTCGGCACACTAACTGTAACCCCAGAAGTTGGCTACAGCATTGATACTGTCAGTGGGTGTGCTGGTACGCTTGCTGGAAACACGTTTGTCACAGGCTCCATGACAGAGGCATGTCATGTTAACGCTACTTTTAGTTTGAATCATTTTGATATAACGAGTTCGGCCTCTGAAGGCGGCAGTATTACACCACCGTCTCAAAGCATTGGCTATGGTCAGTCGGCAAGTCTAATTGTCACACCAGATACAGGCTACAATATTGATTCTGTCCAAGGATGTAGTGGCACGTTAACTGGGAATACGTTTTTAATTGATGATGTACAAACAGCATGTCATGTTGAAGCAACATTTAGCTTAAAGCGTTTTGAAGTAACAGGCAGTGCAGCCACAGGTGGTGCCATCACGCCTGAGACACAAACTACCAACTATGGTCAAACGACAACCCTGACGGTCACCCCTAATGTGGGCTACAGTATTGATACTGTGGAAGGGTGTAATGGCACCTTGGTTGGCAATACTTTTACAACAGACACCATTTCAGGGTCTTGTCATGTGAATGCTACTTTTAGTTTGAATCACTTTGATGTTATAGGTAGCGCGAGTAAAGGCGGAGCAATCACACTAAGCAATCAAAGTATAGGCTATGGGCGCACGACTACATTCACATTGATCCCCGAAGAAGGTTATAGCATTGATAGTGTTGAAGGGTGTAACGGTACACTTTCAGGCAATACTTTTGTGACCGGCACTATTACAGAGTCGTGCGCTGTCCATGCAACATTCAGTTTAGATCATTACTCAGTGACATCGAGCGCAGGAAAAGGCGGAGCAGTTACACCGCAAGCTCAAAGTATTGCTTATGGTCAGACGGCACAAGTTACGATTACCCCAAAAGTTGGTTATAGCATTGATTTAGTTGAAGGCTGTAGTGGAGTGCTTAATGGAAATACATTCACGACAGACACTATTACTGATGCATGCCATATAAATGCTGGCTTTAGCCTTAATCAATATGCGGTTTCAGCATCAGCGACTACTGGTGGTCACATCACTGGGCCTACACACAACATTCCTCATGGTCAGTCAGCAACATTTACCCTTACGTCAGAGACTGGGTATAGCATAGCCGACGTGCAAGGGTGTAGTGGTGTACTTTCAGGAAATACGTATGTGACAGGCGCACTTTCGAGTGCATGTCATATTAATGCCTCATTTAGTCTAAATAATTATTCTGTATCAACTGCGAGCTCGCTCGGTGGTTCTATCTCTCCTCAAATAGAGTCTGTTGCGCATGGCAGCACATCTAAATTTACACTGACCGCAGATGAAGGGTATAGCATAGTTTCTGTAGTAGGCTGTGAGGGAACACTCAATGGCAATGTATTCACTACAGCAGCGGTAACCAATGCGTGTGAAGTAACTGCGAATTTTGAACTGAATAAGCATGTCATTTCCACCAAAAATAACACCGGAGGGCAAATATCTCCGTTGAGCAGCACAATCGATTATGGGACTGATTCGCTGTTTACCATTACGCCAGAAGTTGGCTATAGCATTGCAAGTGTTACTGGATGTGGTGGTATGCTTATTGATAGCAAATATCGTACAGGCACCGTGACATCTGACTGTGAAATTACTGCAAGCTTTAGTTTGAACCACTTTGCAGTGATCAGTAGTGCTAACGAAGGCGGTAATATTACGCCATCGACGCAAAGCATTGGTTATGGCCAATCGGCGACATTCACAGTGACACCAGATACAGGCTTTAGCTTAGAATCAGTGCGAGGGTGCCGTGGTACACTCAGTGGCAGTACTTTTGCGATTGGTGAGGTCACAGAAGCATGTCATGTCACTGCGACATTTGGTCTTAATCAATACACGGTATCTGGCTTAGCAGGTGCTGGTGGTGCAATCACACCGACAACGCAGCGTATTGGCCATGGTCAAACAACGACACTGACCGTGACACCAGATACTGGTTACAGTATTGAGTCAGTGCAAGGGTGTGGTGGTACGCTTTCTGGTAATACCTTTACCACAGGTTCTGTGACTGAATCGTGTACTGTGACGGCAAGCTTTAGTTTGAACCATTTTGCCGTGACCAGCAAAGCTAACGAAGGCGGTAATATTACGCCAGCGACGCAAAGTATTGGTTATGGTCAATCGGCAACATTAATTTTGACACCAGATACGGGCTACAGCATAGAATCAGTACAAGGCTGTAATGGCACGCTCAGTGGCAATACTTTTGCGATTAGTGAGGTCACAGAAGCATGTCATGTCACGGCGACATTTAGCCTTGACCATTACACGGTCTCTGGCTTAGCAGGCACTGGTGGCGCAATCACACCGACGACGCAACGTGCTGGTCATGGTCAAACAAGTACACTGACAGTGACACCACACACTGGTTACAGCATTGACTCAGTGCAAGGGTGTGGGGGGACGCTTTCTGGTAATACCTTTACCACGGGTTCAGTGACTGAGGCGTGTGCAGTGACTGCAAGCTTTAGTTTGAATCATTTTGCCGTGACCAGCAAAGCTAACGAAGGCGGTAATATTACGCCATCTACACAAAGCATCGGTTATGGCCAATCGGCGGCCTTAATTGTGACACCAGATACTGGTTATAGCATAGAGTCAGTTCAGGGCTGTAATGGCACGCTCAGTGGTAATACATTTGCGATTGGTGAGGTCACAGAAGCATGTCATGTCACGGCGACATTTGGTCTTGATCATTACACGGTCTCTGGTTTGGCAGGAGAAGGTGGCGCAATCACACCAACGACGCAACGTATTGGTCATGGTCAAACAGCTATACTGACTGTGACGCCAGATATAGGTTACAGCATTGATTCAGTACAAGGGTGTGGTGGCACGCTTTCTGGTGATACCTTTACCACAGGTTTAGTGACTGAGGCGTGTACAGTGACGGCAAGCTTTAGTTTGAAGCATTTTGCTGTGAACGGCCATACTAACGAAGGCGGTCATCTTACGCCATCTGCGCAAAGCATTGCCTATGGTCACAAAGCCACATTTGAGATTAAGCCAAATATTGGTCATCAGCTAGAGTCTATACAAGGCTGTAACGGCCAAGTCGTGGAGCAAAGTACTGGCACACTATTCGTGACGGATACAATTACTCAATCTTGTCATGTGAGTGCTCTCTTTAGCAAAGAACAATATACATTAACAGCCACGAGCTCTGCGGGGGGACATGTCAGCCCTGCAACGCATACTGTGACTTATGGGGATTCTGTCCAGCTGGTGATTTCTCCGGATGAAGGTTTTAGTGTCGACTCTGTTACCGGAAGTTGCCCTATTTTTAAGCATGGGAGCTTAGGTCACTTAGTACGGAATATGACTGGATCATGTAATGTGCATGTTGAGTTTAAAATCAATCAACATATTGTCTCCACTAGCCACAATGAAGGGGGGACTTTCTCTGATGCGAGCAAAGTGCTCAATTATGGTGAGTCGACAAGTTTTACTTTAACACCACAAGCGGGTTATGAAATTGAGCGTGTCACTGGCTGCTCGGGGTATCTGGAAGGCAATATTTATCATACTGCGCCTGTAAAGCAAAACTGTCAGGTCTCAGCTGTGTTTAAACGTAAAACTTATTTAGTAAGTATTGTCACAGGTACGGGTGGCAGATTGTCGGAAAGTGCTAGCATAGAATTGGAGCATGGTGGTGTTAACTCCTTCTATGTTGACTTGGAAAATGGATATGAAATACAGGAAATCATAGGATGTAACGGTACACTGAATGGCAATATTTATACAATTGGGCCTATAACAAGTGCTTGCTCTGTTTCTGCCAGCTTTAACTTGAAAAAATACTTAGTTACAGCCGTAGTGGGAGAAGGGGGCACAGTGGATAAGCAAAGTCAGCTTCTTTCCCATGGTTCAGATAGTGCTTTTGTATTCAAAGAGTTAGAAGGGTACAAATTTGCTGGCGTCACAGGGTGTAATGGTTCATTGGATGCTTACTATGGGACGTCATATAGTGAATTTGATGGTATTGGATATCGCTTATTTGATGTTACTAATGCTTGCCAAGTAACTGCGCAGTTTAAACTGAAGTATTATGATGTTGATATTTTGAGAAAGGTTGGTGATGCGCCTGTTCCACCTAGTTTGTCACTGCTTCATAAAGCACACGGCAGTATAATTGATATTGATTTGACCCCTTATGAAGATGGCTTTAATTTTGTATCGGCTTCAGGTTGTAATGGCACGTTAAATGGCTCGATATACAAAGTTGGGCCATTAAAAGACCGCTGCAGTGTTGAGCTGCAATACGAGTACAAAAATTTTGTCGTAAAAGCGACCACAGATGGCAATGGCAATGTGACACCTGCTGAACAGTCTATAGCTTATGGCAGCAATGCATCGTTCGCAGTGACTCCTGCAGATGGCTACACCCTTATGAATATATCAAGATGTGCTAATGGCAGCTTACCGTCTTACAGCAATGGTTACATTAATTTGCCAGTAAGGGGAAATTGCGAGTTCAATGTGGAGTTTGGTTATCAAATTAATGCTGCTATTGACAGTACTCTAGGTTGGTTTAGAAATAATGGAACCACACAGACTTACGATGAAGTGGCTAAAGCACATAGTCGGGTAGTTTTACCTGCTATCTCTTTGCATGCTGATGCGAGAATAAAGTCGGTAGCAGGCTGTGGGGCAGTGATTGATGAGAATAATGTCATCACTATTGAAAGCGCTACTTCAGCTTGCCGCATGGACATTGATGTCGGCCTTGTATTGCAAGCACCAACAATATCACTTGCAGGCTACTTAACGGATACACCAAAAATTATGTTTGATACGCGTATCATTGCGGATCAAACACTGATGTATGATTTGTATGTCAGCAAAGTGCCTGGTGTCACACCGGAAAATTATCAGCAGCTTGGAGCGGTTAAAATAACTGGCGTGCCACATATAAAGGAAGGTCAACAATCTTACATAGATCCAACTGTGCTTGCTCAAGTGGATATGGTCGGAAGAGTATACCTGGTAATGGTAGAGTCTCATGGCGGCGATATGTCTATACCAAGCAATGAGCTATTAGCCTATTTACCGAGTAAGTTGAATGACACTGGTATGTTAACTTGTATTGATGGAAATCGAGCTGGCACAGATATTACGCGCCATTTGGCATGTGAATTGAGTGTTGATCCTGAGGGGGATGAGATCCCTCGCGTGCAAGATGGACATACGGGTAGAGATATTGAAGCACTTTCCGGGTCACTGGTTAAAGTGGGCGCAGGTATCGCTGGGTTTGATTTTACAAAGCTCGACGGCAATGGCAATGCATTACCTGCAAATGCGCCTGTGTGGTCTTGTGTGAGGGATAATCATACTGGGTTGATATGGGAGTCTAAATCTTCAGAAGCAGGTCTTCACAATCGTCATAACACTTACTCTTGGCTGAAAGATGGATTGGGCAATAAAAATGGAGGAAGCTGCACAGGCTCTGATTGTGACACGGAGGCTTTTGTCAAAGCTGTGAATACGGCCCAGTTATGCGGTTATTCTGATTGGCGTATTCCGAAAGTATCTGAGCTCCATGGCTTAGTTGATTATAACCAACAAGGTACAGGAAAAGCGTTGATTGATACTGACTATTTCATAAATACGACTATCGATACTGAAGTAAAGGGCAAGTACTTTACTAATGCATCATCTCCCTCTACTGGCGGTACGTACCTTTACTTTTTCGTAGATTTTACAACCGGTGAGGTACGATTGACCCGTGAGTCGCCATCTTATGTTCGATTGGTTCGTTAG
- a CDS encoding DUF1566 domain-containing protein: MKQFLILAISLLLFSSYALAKCQGEEGRFELVTTDQYFDRLTGLIWYRCPRIMENTSCFNFYNHMTFSEALAVAQHYSNDTEKWRLPNIKELVSIMDYDCGSWQPHIIEPLMPFGAYDFWSATPNNHPHKVSAWIMSLNGVVKKMDYFSRPMDEASVFLVREPINDTERK, translated from the coding sequence ATGAAGCAATTTTTAATTTTAGCGATTAGTCTGTTACTTTTTAGTTCATATGCATTGGCTAAATGCCAAGGGGAAGAGGGAAGGTTTGAACTTGTCACAACAGATCAATATTTTGACAGGTTGACGGGCCTGATTTGGTATCGATGTCCACGTATTATGGAGAATACATCCTGTTTTAATTTCTACAACCATATGACATTTTCAGAAGCGCTTGCTGTGGCACAGCATTATTCGAATGATACCGAGAAGTGGCGTTTACCAAATATTAAAGAGCTAGTATCCATTATGGATTATGACTGTGGATCATGGCAACCCCACATAATTGAGCCTTTGATGCCATTTGGCGCTTACGATTTCTGGAGCGCAACGCCAAATAATCATCCTCACAAGGTATCTGCATGGATAATGTCACTAAATGGAGTTGTGAAAAAAATGGATTATTTTAGTAGACCTATGGATGAGGCTTCGGTTTTTCTGGTGAGAGAGCCAATAAACGATACGGAAAGAAAGTAA